From a region of the Arvicanthis niloticus isolate mArvNil1 chromosome 6, mArvNil1.pat.X, whole genome shotgun sequence genome:
- the LOC117711922 gene encoding keratin, type I cytoskeletal 16, producing the protein MTSCSRQFSSSSSMKGSCGIGGGSSRISSVLAGGSCRAPSTYGGMSVSSSRFSSGGACGIRGGYGGGFSSSSFGGGFGGGLGGGFAGGLGDGLLVGSEKVTMQNLNDRLATYLDKVRALEEANRDLEVKIHDWYQRQRPTEIKDYSPYFKTIEDLKSQIFAATQGNAQTTLQIDNARLAADDFRVKYENELSLRQGVENEINNLRRVLDDLTMTRADLEMQVETLKEELAFLKKNHEEEMIALRGQTGGDVNVEMDAAPGVDLSRILNEMRDQYEQMAEKNRRDVEAWFLSKTEELNKEVASNSELIQSGRSEVSELRRVFQGLEIELQSQLSMKASLENSLEETKGRYCMQLSQIQGLISSVEEQLAQLRCEMEQQSQEYNILLDVKTRLEQEIATYRRLLDGEGFQSSSSHHSSGQSSSSREVFSSSSRQPRSILKEQGSSSFSQSQSERSRN; encoded by the exons ATGACCTCCTGCAGCCGGCAgttctcctcctccagctccatgaAGGGCTCCTGTGGCATCGGTGGTGGCTCTAGCCGCATCTCCTCGGTCCTGGCTGGAGGATCCTGCCGGGCTCCCAGCACCTATGGGGGCATGTCGGTTTCCTCCTCTCGCTTCTCCTCTGGGGGAGCCTGTGGGATCAGAGGTGGCTATGGCGGTGGCTTCAGCAGCAGCAGTTTTGGTGGTGGATTTGGTGGTGGCCTTGGTGGTGGATTTGCTGGTGGCCTTGGTGATGGGCTCCTGGTGGGCAGTGAGAAAGTGACCATGCAGAACCTTAATGATCGCTTGGCCACTTACCTGGACAAGGTACGTGCCCTGGAAGAGGCCAACAGAGACCTGGAGGTGAAGATCCATGACTGGTACCAGAGGCAGCGGCCCACAGAGATCAAAGACTATTCCCCCTACTTCAAGACCATCGAGGACCTGAAGAGCCAG ATCTTTGCGGCCACGCAGGGGAATGCACAGACCACTCTGCAGATTGACAATGCCAGGCTGGCAGCTGATGACTTCAGGGTCAA GTATGAGAATGAGTTGTCCTTGCGTCAAGGTGTGGAGAATGAAATCAATAACCTGCGCCGGGTGCTAGATGACCTGACTATGACCAGAGCCGACCTGGAGATGCAGGTTGAGACACTCAAGGAGGAGTTGGCCTTCCTGAAGAAGAACCACGAGGAG GAGATGATTGCCTTGAGGGGCCAGACTGGTGGGGACGTCAACGTGGAGATGGACGCAGCCCCTGGTGTGGACCTGAGTCGCATTCTGAATGAGATGAGGGACCAGTATGAGCAGATGGCAGAGAAGAACCGCAGAGATGTGGAGGCCTGGTTCCTGAGCAAG aCTGAGGAGCTGAACAAAGAGGTGGCTTCTAACAGTGAGCTAATACAGAGTGGCCGCAGCGAGGTGTCTGAGCTCCGCAGGGTGTTCCAGGGCCTGGAGATCGAACTGCAGTCCCAGCTCAGCATG AAAGCATCCTTGGAGAACAGCCTAGAAGAGACCAAAGGCAGATACTGCATGCAGCTGTCCCAGATCCAGGGTTTGATCAGCAGCGTGGAGGAGCAGCTGGCTCAGCTGCGCTGTGAGATGGAGCAGCAGAGCCAGGAGTACAACATCTTGTTGGATGTGAAGACAAGGCTGGAGCAGGAGATTGCCACTTACCGACGTCTGCTGGATGGCGAGGGTTTCCA AAGCTCCTCCTCACATCACTCCTCTGGGCAGTCCTCTTCTTCTCGAGAAG tcttctcctcatcctcccgCCAGCCCAGGTCCATCCTGAAGGAGCAAGGCTCAAGCAGCTTCAGCCAGAGCCAAAGTGAGCGTTCCAGGAACTAA